In one Serinus canaria isolate serCan28SL12 chromosome 2, serCan2020, whole genome shotgun sequence genomic region, the following are encoded:
- the LOC103821893 gene encoding carboxymethylenebutenolidase homolog, translating into MANESRPCPCDIGDRFDYGGRGQEVQVGHIKAYVCKPSASTDKAVIVIHDIFGWQLPNTRYIADMLATNGYIAICPDFFVGQEAWKPSNDWASFNDWVKTRDAGKTDKEVDVVLKYLKEQCGAKKIGVIGFCWGGAAVQHLMLKNPHLKTGVSLYGVISRFEDKHSLLHPTFFIFGEKDDIIPLEQVTLLEQKLKQNCKVDYEVKIYPGQTHGFVHRKREDINPQDKPYIEEGRKDMINWLNKYI; encoded by the exons TTTGACTATGGAGGCCGTGGGCAGGAGGTACAAGTTGGGCACATCAAGGCGTACGTCTGCAAACCTTCTGCCAGCACCGACAAAGCTGTCATTGTGATCCATGACATATTTGGGTGGCAACTCCCAAACACCAGATACATAGCTGATATGCTAGCAACTAATGGATACAT AGCCATCTGCCCAGATTTTTTTGTGGGACAAGAAGCTTGGAAACCTTCTAATGACTGGGCATCTTTCAATGACTGGGTGAAAACACGAGATGCTGGCAAAACAGACAA AGAAGTTGATGTCGTCCTCAAGTATCTAAAGGAGCAATGTGGTGCGAAGAAGATTGGTGTCATTGGGTTTTGCTGGGGTGGAGCAGCAGTGCAACATCTGATGCTGAAAAATCCCCATTTAAAGACTGGAGTGTCCCTCTATG GAGTGATCAGCCGCTTTGAGGACAAACACAGTTTGCTGCATCCTACCTTCTTCATTTTTGGTGAGAAGGATGACATCATTCCATTGGAGCAG GTCACCTTGCTGGAGCAGAAGCTTAAACAAAACTGTAAAGTTGATTATGAAGTTAAAATTTACCCTGGACAGACACATGGGTTTGTGCATCGCAAAAGAGAAGATATCAATCCTCAAGATAAACCTTATATTGAGGAAGGACGAAAGGATATGATCAACTGGctgaataaatatatttag